Proteins encoded in a region of the Takifugu flavidus isolate HTHZ2018 chromosome 8, ASM371156v2, whole genome shotgun sequence genome:
- the si:ch211-117c9.2 gene encoding solute carrier family 26 member 6: protein MGQESLPQSKNNHRPGAEVTLTALCLASVASPSETNPPGSVLTPAAPMDGQTGSPPVDYFVRRELLDEARLDEVGQKQTWSTKPSLGDRVKESLRCSGERLKQALLSWVPVLHWLPRYSIRENAIGDLISGCSVGIMHLPQGMAYALLASLPPVFGLYTSLYPVLVYFLFGTSRHISIGTFAVISIMVGSVTERLAPSSNFIVNGTNGTESVDVAARDAYRVQIACALSVLTGLFQILLGVVRFGFVVTYLSEPLVRGYTTGSACHVCISQLKYLFGIFPARFTGPLSLIYTLVDICRLLPETKAPEVVVSVLALAVLIVVKELNACYRKKLPLPIPIELIVVIAATIITHFCNLTNIYSISVIGEIPSGLKAPRAPDVSLFPQIIGDTFAVAIVGYAINISLGKTFGLKYGYKVDSNQELVALGLSNTIGGMFQCYSVTSSLSRSLVQESTGGKTQVAGVVSSIIVLITVWKLGPLFEDLPKAVLSTIVLVNLKGMFKQFTDVPMLLKSNKVDLMVWLVTFACTILLNLDLGLAVAIGFSMLTVIFRTQLPTYSILGHVPGTDLYLDTDKYQTAKEIPGIKIFRSSATIYYTNAEMYLEALQEKSGIDVGKLLTEKKKRESKQKRKQAKEKRRAQKEEKKAKKGAEKEKIEASQISIGMNESKVLTGSDLQNQRPGLSNGQQNWAYQHDTTDSDSDVGSRGDDAITGQPQHADEEKGMTCGFGTHSIILDISTTNFVDMVTVKTLKNIFRDYGQIDLDIYLVGCQACVVEQLETAGFFSDNIPKSRLFVTVHDAVLHILHKVGHREFGLDTTCTTQM from the exons ATGGGACAGGAGTCACTCCCACAGTCTAAAAACAACCACCGCCCAGGAGCAGAGGTGACTCTCACGGCTTTGTGTTTGGCCTCTGTTGCTTCTCCATCTGAAACCAACCCTCCTGGGTCAGTGTTGACGCCAGCTGCTCCGATGGATGGGCAGACGGGGTCTCCGCCGGTGGACTATTTTGTGAGGAGggagctcctggatgaggcCCGTTTAGATGAGGTGGGGCAGAAGCAGACGTGGTCCACCAAACCGAGCCTGGGAGACCGAGTCAAGGAGTCCCTGAG GTGTTCTGGAGAGAGACTGAAGCAGGCTCTGCTGAGCTGGGTCCCAGTCCTCCACTGGCTGCCTCGTTACTCCATCAGGGAGAACGCAATCGGGGACCTGATCTCCGGCTGCAGCGTGGGCATCATGCACCTCCCACAAG GCATGGCATATGCGCTCCTGGCCTCCTTACCGCCAGTGTTCGGCCTGTACACCTCGCTCTACCCGGTGTTAGTGTACTTCCTTTTTGGCACATCCAGACACATCTCCATCG GTACGTTCGCTGTGATCAGCATCATGGTCGGCAGCGTGACGGAGAGGCTGGCGCCCAGCAGTAACTTCATCGTGAATGGCACTAATGGAACCGAAAGCGTGGACGTTGCTGCCCGGGACGCGTACAGAGTCCAGATAGCGTGCGCCCTCTCCGTCCTGACCGGGCTCTTCCAG ATCCTTTTGGGTGTGGTGAGGTTTGGTTTTGTGGTCACCTACCTGTCGGAGCCGCTGGTTCGAGGCTACACCACAGGATCAGCCTGCCATGTGTGCATCTCGCAGCTCAAGTACCTGTTTGGAATCTTTCCGGCTCGTTTCACTGGACCCCTGTCTCTTATTTAT ACTTTGGTGGACATTTGTCGGCTTCTACCTGAGACTAAAGCACCAGAGGTCGTGGTCAGCGTCTTGGCCCTCGCTGTTCTCATCGTGGTCAAAGAGCTCAATGCCTGCTACAGAAAGAAGCTGCCTTTGCCCATCCCAATAGAACTTATAGTG GTCATTGCAGCAACAATCATCACCCACTTCTGTAATCTTACAAATATATACAGCATCAGTGTCATTGGAGAGATTCCCAGTGG CCTGAAAGCCCCTCGTGCCCCAGACGTCTCTTTGTTCCCGCAAATAATAGGTGATACGTTTGCAGTGGCCATTGTGGGCTATGCCATCAACATTTCCCTTGGCAAAACATTTGGCCTCAAATATGGCTACAAGGTTGACAGCAATCAG GAACTCGTTGCCCTGGGTCTGAGTAACACCATCGGCGGCATGTTTCAGTGCTACTCTGTGACTTCCTCCTTGTCTCGCAGTCTTGTTCAGGAGAGTACCGGGGGCAAGACCCAG GTTGCAGGAGTGGTTTCATCCATTATTGTGCTCATCACAGTTTGGAAATTGGGTCCTCTTTTTGAAGATCTACCCAAG GCTGTCCTATCTACTATAGTGTTAGTGAACTTAAAAGGAATGTTCAAGCAGTTCACAGATGTGCCCATGCTGCTGAAGTCCAACAAGGTTGATCTG ATGGTGTGGCTGGTAACGTTTGCCTGCACCATTCTGCTCAACTTGGACTTGGGTCTGGCCGTCGCCATTGGCTTTTCCATGCTCACCGTCATCTTCAGAACACAATT ACCCACCTACTCCATCTTAGGCCATGTTCCAGGCACAGACCTGTACCTGGATACAGACAAATACCAGACG GCTAAAGAGATCCCAGGAATTAAAATCTTCCGTTCATCTGCAACAATCTACTACACAAATGCTGAGATGTACTTGGAGGCTCTACAagagaag AGTGGAATCGATGTTGGGAAGCTGCTgacggagaagaagaagagagagtcAAAACAGAAGCGCAAGCAGGCGAAAGAGAAAAGACGAGctcaaaaggaggaaaaaaaagctaaaaagggggcagagaaagag AAAATAGAGGCCAGTCAAATATCCATTGGAATGAATGAGAGCAAAGTCCTCACAGGATCAGATCTGCAGAACCAGAGACCAGGTCTCAGCAACGGCCAACAGAACTGGGCTTACCAACACGACACCACTGACTCAGACTCAGACGTGGGCAGCCGCGGCGATGACGCCATCACTGGGCAACCACAGCATGCTGATGAGGAAAAGGGGATGACGTGCGGGTTTGGCACGCACAGCATCATCTTGGACATTTCCACCACCAACTTTGTTGATATGGTCACCGTGAAGACCTTAAAAAAT ATATTCAGAGACTATGGGCAGATTGATTTGGACATCTATCTAGTGGGCTGCCAAG CATGTGTCGTGGAGCAGCTGGAAACTGCCGGTTTCTTCTCAGACAATATCCCCAAGAGCAGACTGTTTGTCACAGTACACGACGCTGTACTTCATATCCTGCACAAAGTGGGCCACAGGGAATTTGGACTT GATACGACCTGCACCACCCAGATGTAG
- the LOC130529811 gene encoding kelch repeat and BTB domain-containing protein 12-like, translated as MSVGSMDAAELDSAQAEHASHLLMHLQRMRATQELTDVVLLTEGVAFYCHKVVLSAFSAYFQAMFTCGLRETQGAEVLLRDVPAKCLQLLLDYMYQGNLPLDNDNIQAVAAAAFLLDVDGAFRICQNHMEANMDPSNCVGLYHWARNMGATGLADCALRYMCQHFAEVCEEEEVLELDAQSLGSLLCSDDLNISQEQVLLELVLRWAQRRRGDLQSETEAAELLRHVRLELVEPAFLRKARRRNPILLQDAECSGMIGPALQPAGLCETAAPTRPALRYGMETTDLLLCLGGVNKGGVPSKRGGLADLSFCFAPHGRKTYYIPSPLKACGGSGQVTAGAVSRDNILVAIEAEDQYRVKSLDIYRYDHVELKSWVEVCSAAHRDMYALGLLGDAVYIIGGQMKVNHHYVITDSVVRWSLKRGGSWLSFAPLPLPLACHCVVSLKEHLYVLGGWTPQQLPEEEPDKLSNRVFRFDTGKDRWTECTSMRYSRYRCGTAVLNGEIYILGGIGCDGQDRGQSRSCLSSLEIYNPDTDTWREGPSLPTSLLTLRTNASNTGVVGNKLYLCGYFKGASRHEIITKEILELDPAENMWTVVERRAAMHDSYDICLVANLNPRALFTA; from the exons ATG AGCGTTGGATCCATGGATGCAGCAGAGCTGGACTCGGCTCAGGCAGAGCACGCTTCACACCTGCTCATGCACTTGCAGAGGATGAGGGCGACGCAAGAGCTCACCGACGTGGTCCTCCTGACAGAGGGTGTTGCTTTTTACTGCCACAAGGTGGTGCTGTCCGCATTCAGCGCTTACTTTCAG GCCATGTTTACATGTGGTCTAAGGGAAACCCAAGGAGCTGAGGTCCTGCTCAGGGATGTGCCTGCAAAATGTTTGCAACTGCTGCTGGACTACATGTATCAAGGAAACCTCCCGCTCGACAACGACAACATTCAGgcggtggctgctgctgccttcctgcTCGATGTGGATGGAGCTTTTAG GATCTGTCAGAACCACATGGAGGCAAATATGGACCCCTCCAACTGTGTTGGTCTGTACCACTGGGCCAGAAATATGGGGGCCACAGGTCTAGCAGACTGTGCCTTGAGATATATGTGCCAACACTTTGCAGAG gtgtgtgaggaagaggaggtgctCGAGCTGGATGCCCAGAGTCTTGGGAGTCTGCTGTGCTCAGATGACCTCAACATCTCTCAGGAGCAGGTTCTTCTGGAGTTGGTGCTGAGGTGGGCGCAGAGGCGAAGAGGGGACCTACAGAGTGAAACCGAGGCTGCCGAGTTGCTCAGGCATGTCAGGCTGGAGCTCGTAGAGCCTGCGTTCCTTCGTAAagcccgcaggagaaacccg ATCTTGCTGCAGGATGCTGAGTGCTCTGGGATGATCGGCCCCGCCCTTCAGCCCGCGGGCCTCTGCGAAACAGCAGCCCCGACTCGTCCAGCTCTCCGTTACGGCATGGAGACCAcagacctgctgctctgcttggGTGGGGTGAATAAGGGGGGAGTTCCTTCCAAACGTGGAGGACTTGCTGATCTCAGTTTTTGCTTTGCTCCCCATGGTAGAAAGACTTACTACATCCCCTCCCCACTCAAGGCCTGCGGAGGCTCGGGGCAGGTCACAGCCGGGGCAGTATCACGAGATAATATTTTGGTCGCCATAGAAGCAGAAGACCAGTACAGAGTGAAGAGTTTGGATATCTACAG GTACGATCATGTGGAGTTGAAGAGCTGGGTGGAGGTGTGCTCAGCAGCACACAGGGACATGTATGCTTTAGGTCTTCTGGGCGACGCCGTCTATATCATTGGTGGTCAGATGAAAGTGAACCATCACTACGTAATCACAGACAGTGTGGTGAGGTGGTCACTGAAGAGAGGAGGCAGCTGGCTCAGCTTTgcccctctgcctcttcctctagCCTGCCACTGTGTCGTCAGTTTAAAGGAGCATCTGTATGTGCTGGGGGGATGGACACCACAG CAACTACCAGAGGAAGAGCCTGACAAGCTGAGCAACCGAGTCTTCCGATTTGACACTGGaaaggacaggtggacagagtGTACCAGTATGAGATACTCCCGATACCGGTGTGGAACAGCTGTCCTCAACGGAGAAATCTACATACTTG GTGGTATAGGATGTGATGGACAGGACCGTGGACAATCCCGTTCCTGTCTGAGCTCCTTGGAGATCTACAACCCAGACACAGACACCTGGAGGGAAGGACCATCGCTCCCCACCTCTTTACTCACTCTCCGCACCAATGCCTCCAACACTGGAGTCGTGGGGAACAAGCTCTACCTATGCGGATACTTCAAGGGGGCTA GCCGCCATGAGATCATCACCAAGGAGATTCTGGAGTtggatcctgcagaaaatatGTGGACGGTGGTGGAAAGGCGAGCAGCCATGCACGACAGCTATGACATCTGTCTGGTGGCTAACCTCAATCCTCGAGCCCTCTTCACCGCCTAA
- the LOC130529810 gene encoding NUAK family SNF1-like kinase 1, producing the protein MGRREADSSGAMTTSHRSELCCLQDAASSGHHHGEESPRLAIRSPCKGDQQQRTAITEGAPGAAVRKHQHKHNLKHRYEVMETLGKGTYGKVKKAVERASLKTVAIKSIRKERIVEDLDRIHIQREIEITASLRHTNIIRFHEVFESRDKIVIVMEYASRGELYDYVLERRRLSETEARGLFRQITSAVHYCHKIGVVHRDLKLENILLDEDMNVKLADFGLSNHFKRDSLLQTYCGSPLYAAPEIVKGLPYQGPEVDCWALGVLLYALVYCSMPFDGASHTTLTEQITKGCYRRPNPPSDACALIDWLLTVRVDERATIEDVANHWWVNWGFEESVCDCPSLPHPECPSPLLARYIDWQNRITATNDMTVDSFVPSDTSCSPALSTNPCYFTLPLKSEHGGGGGGGGQMHRGTLSLRKSRKENAIPQTALGACGSAFASPPSSAAISVNSTSDRKKPKGILKPQRSFDSVFQNPPKENTPSQPCPHAHVYSDVLSTSLQSPSTFSQPSSKMPKKGILKNLNERESGYGSSTERRNSGAGIRESDPADMCSLKQHSYLPASEDSPTLRTEAVRRRKGILKRNGKFSRSLDLPNESHSSPSSSAPIFPEDLQQLLQGTGAKEGQRSRPSSVVSEDSLFSCDSFDLLDLSTQTRRRMFMHRRQHSTCSSEEDLEPLRSGEEDRVGRDGRKDAPKTDGHTTVW; encoded by the exons ATGGGAAGACGCGAAGCGGACAGCAGCGGCGCGATGACCACCAGCCACCGCTCCgagctctgctgtctgcaggACGCGGCATCCAGCGGGCACCACCACGGCGAGGAGTCCCCGAGGCTGGCGATCCGCAGTCCTTGCAAGGGGGACCAGCAGCAGAGGACGGCGATCACCGAGGGGGCACCTGGCGCGGCAGTGAGGAAACACCAGCATAAACACAACCTGAAACACCGCTACGAGGTGATGGAGACTCTGGGCAAAGGCACCTACGGCAAAGTGAAGAAAGCGGTGGAGAGAGCAAGCCTGAAGACA GTGGCTATCAAGTCTATCCGTAAGGAGCGCATCGTCGAAGACCTGGACAGAATTCACATCCAGCGTGAGATTGAGATTACGGCCTCCCTGAGGCACACCAACATCATTCGCTTCCATGAGG TGTTTGAGAGCCGGGACAAGATCGTGATTGTGATGGAGTACGCCAGCAGAGGAGAGCTGTATGATTATGTCCTGGAGAGACGGAGACTGTCCGAAACAGAAGCCAGAGGCCTCTTCAGACAGATCACATCTGCTGTCCACTACTGCcacaag ATCGGTGTTGTACACCGGGACCTCAAGTTGGAGAACATCCTTTTAGATGAAGATATGAACGTGAAG CTGGCTGACTTTGGTCTTTCCAATCACTTCAAAAGGGACTCTCTGCTACAGACCTACTGTGGAAGTCCACTTTATGCTGCTCCAGAGATCGTGAAAGGGCTGCCTTATCAAGGGCCTGAG GTGGACTGCTGGGCCCTGGGAGTTTTGCTATATGCCCTGGTGTACTGCAGTATGCCGTTTGACGGGGCCAGCCACACCACGCTCACAGAGCAGATCACTAAAGGCTGTTACCGCAGGCCCAACCCCCCCTCAG ATGCGTGTGCGCTGATCGACTGGTTGTTGACCGTGCGAGTGGACGAGAGGGCTACAATAGAGGACGTTGCCAACCACTGGTGGGTGAACTGGGGCTTTGAGGAAAGCGTGTGTGACTGCCCTTCACTTCCACACCCGGAATGCCCCTCTCCGCTGCTGGCTCGCTACATCGACTGGCAGAATCGGATCACGGCCACCAACGATATGACCGTTGACTCTTTCGTGCCCTCTGACACTTCTTGTTCCCCTGCACTTTCCACTAACCCCTGCTACTTCACCTTGCCTCTTAAAAGTGAGCatgggggaggaggcgggggaggaggacagatgcACAGAGGAACTTTGAGCCTCAGGAAGTCACGCAAGGAAAACGCAATCCCACAGACAGCTCTCGGAGCATGTGGCAGTGCCTTTGCATCTCCACCCTCTTCCGCTGCGATTTCTGTCAATTCCACAAGTGATAGAAAGAAGCCTAAAGGCATTCTAAAACCACAGAGGAGTTTCGACTCAGTTTTCCAAAACCCTCCGAAAGAAAACACTCCATCCCAGCCTTGTCCACATGCCCACGTGTATTCTGACGTCCTGTCCACCAGCCTGCAATCTCCCTCCACATTCAGTCAACCTTCATCTAAAATGCCCAAAAAGGGCATTCTAAAAAACCTGAATGAAAGGGAGTCAGGTTATGGCTCCTCCACAGAAAGAAGGAACTCTGGAGCAGGAATTAGGGAAAGTGATCCGGCTGATATGTGCTCCCTCAAACAACACTCTTATCTACCAGCATCAGAAGACAGCCCCACCTTGCGCACGGAGGCAGTTAGAAGACGGAAGGGTATTCTGAAACGTAACGGCAAGTTTTCCCGCAGTCTGGACCTTCCCAACGAGAGCCACTCGTCTCCCTCTTCATCGGCCCCCATATTCCCagaggacctgcagcagctcctccagggcacagggGCCAAAGAGGGTCAGCGCAGCCGGCCTTCCAGCGTGGTTAGCGAGGACAGCCTCTTCTCATGTGACTCTTtcgacctgctggacctgagcACTCAGACCCGTCGCAGGATGTTCATGCACAGGAGGCAGCACAGCACGTGCAGctctgaggaggacctggagccACTCAGGTCTGGGGAGGAAGATCGGGTTGGCAGGGATGGACGGAAGGACGCGCCAAAGACTGATGGACACACAACAGTGTGGTGA